A single genomic interval of Dyella sp. GSA-30 harbors:
- the iolD gene encoding 3D-(3,5/4)-trihydroxycyclohexane-1,2-dione acylhydrolase (decyclizing) codes for MSATVRLTMAQALVHYLAAQRIRDEEGHTVPLFGGVFAIFGHGNVAGLGEALYQQRDALPTYRAHNEQAMANAAIAYAKAHMRRRMMAVTTSIGPGATNLVTSAALAHVNRLPVLLLPGDIFVSRAPDPVLQQLEDFGDGTASVNDCLRPVSRYFDRIVKPEQLLTALPRAMRVLTDPALCGPVTLALPQDVQAEAFDWPENFFAERIHHIREQPPSTEDIAEATMALRAAKRPVLIAGGGALYANASETLRAFVDKHGVPVAETQAGKGALAWDHPLQLGPAGVCGSTAANALLADADVVVAVGTRLQDFTTGSNALYANARIITLNVNGYDTLKGGGVEIQGDAKLGLQSLSDALGQWQSDRSWQQHAAEQARQWSNIVTRITGQRELPNGTLPYDGEIIGAVQRSAAASARDDIVVCAAGTLPAELEKLWRTSTPGGYHMEYGYSCMGYEIAGGLGVKMAKPDREVIVMLGDGSYLMLNAEIATSVMLGHKLIVIVLDNGGYGCINRLQQACGGAPFNNMFDDCLQGGEGMPKIDFAAHARAMGASAEHVNSIAELELALLRARASKHTYLISIDTDHRRTTEEGGCWWEVAVPEVSERDAVLKARRQYDIAKQQQRPAAATGKTDGN; via the coding sequence ATGAGCGCGACGGTTCGCCTGACCATGGCGCAAGCCTTGGTGCATTATCTCGCCGCGCAGCGCATTCGCGATGAGGAAGGCCATACCGTGCCGCTGTTCGGAGGCGTGTTCGCGATCTTTGGCCATGGCAATGTCGCCGGCCTCGGCGAAGCGCTCTATCAGCAGCGCGATGCCCTGCCGACCTACCGCGCACATAACGAACAGGCGATGGCCAATGCCGCCATTGCGTACGCCAAGGCGCATATGCGTCGACGCATGATGGCGGTCACCACCTCGATCGGCCCGGGTGCCACCAATCTGGTGACGTCGGCAGCGCTCGCGCATGTCAACCGTCTGCCAGTGCTGTTGCTGCCGGGCGATATCTTTGTCTCGCGCGCGCCCGATCCCGTGTTGCAGCAGCTGGAAGATTTCGGTGATGGCACGGCCAGCGTCAACGACTGCCTGCGCCCGGTGTCGCGTTATTTCGATCGTATCGTCAAGCCGGAACAACTCCTCACCGCACTGCCGCGCGCGATGCGCGTGCTCACCGATCCGGCACTCTGCGGCCCGGTCACGCTGGCCTTGCCGCAGGATGTGCAGGCCGAGGCATTCGACTGGCCGGAGAACTTCTTCGCCGAACGCATTCACCACATTCGCGAGCAGCCGCCGTCGACCGAGGACATCGCCGAAGCGACCATGGCGCTTCGCGCCGCCAAGCGTCCGGTGCTCATTGCCGGCGGCGGCGCCCTGTATGCAAATGCGAGCGAAACCCTGCGTGCGTTTGTGGACAAGCACGGCGTTCCGGTCGCGGAAACACAGGCCGGCAAGGGCGCGTTGGCCTGGGATCATCCTCTGCAGCTGGGCCCCGCCGGCGTCTGTGGTTCGACCGCCGCTAATGCCTTGCTGGCCGACGCCGATGTGGTTGTGGCTGTCGGCACGCGTTTGCAGGACTTCACCACCGGCTCCAACGCGTTGTACGCGAACGCTCGCATCATCACGTTGAACGTCAACGGCTACGACACCCTTAAAGGCGGCGGCGTCGAAATACAGGGCGATGCCAAGCTGGGGCTGCAGTCGCTATCGGATGCGCTAGGCCAATGGCAAAGCGATCGCAGCTGGCAACAGCACGCCGCCGAGCAGGCGCGGCAATGGTCGAACATCGTCACTCGCATTACCGGACAGCGCGAACTGCCCAACGGCACACTGCCCTATGACGGCGAGATCATCGGTGCCGTACAGCGCTCGGCTGCCGCATCGGCACGCGACGATATCGTGGTCTGCGCCGCCGGCACGCTGCCAGCCGAACTGGAAAAGCTGTGGCGCACCTCGACACCCGGCGGCTACCACATGGAGTACGGCTACTCCTGCATGGGTTACGAGATCGCCGGTGGCCTGGGCGTGAAGATGGCCAAGCCGGATCGCGAAGTGATCGTGATGCTGGGCGATGGCAGCTATCTGATGCTCAACGCCGAAATCGCCACGTCGGTGATGCTTGGCCACAAGCTCATCGTCATCGTGCTCGACAACGGCGGTTACGGCTGTATCAATCGCCTGCAGCAGGCATGCGGCGGCGCGCCGTTCAACAACATGTTCGACGACTGCCTGCAAGGCGGCGAGGGCATGCCGAAAATCGACTTTGCCGCCCATGCGCGCGCGATGGGTGCATCGGCCGAGCATGTGAACAGCATCGCCGAGCTTGAACTGGCGCTCTTACGTGCACGTGCTTCAAAGCATACCTATCTGATTTCGATCGACACCGACCATCGCCGTACCACCGAAGAAGGTGGCTGCTGGTGGGAGGTGGCCGTGCCGGAAGTGTCCGAGCGCGATGCCGTGCTCAAGGCACGTCGCCAGTACGACATCGCCAAACAACAACAGCGGCCTGCGGCCGCCACAGGTAAGACCGATGGCAACTAA